One stretch of Croceibacterium atlanticum DNA includes these proteins:
- a CDS encoding AI-2E family transporter — protein MSLPTDTPHPEQTGPDADPGNMQGGSSARQTGRPRRTMGFAAQELRLISALVVLLSIGLFLALPFVLSIGSVVFLPLVAAIVLTIVLSPLADRLAMFGIPNYLASFAALLAFLGILALALTAVLSPAVSMLDEVPAMIARIGEHFSHLQGSLAWLTRLNEQIAGIVGGQQNDQVVLAGPTVLQQLALATPSVVLEVLLTFLMAFFMIEARVRLRRRLLLERQHFGASLKAARVMRAVQDRVAAYILTVGLINLGVGLIVAFGAWALGLGAPVMWGGLAALLNFLPYIGPLTMIALLTLFGLGTADSPVVGLIPAAAYLGLHTVESNLVTPAILGARFTMNPVLILLALSYFSWIWGVTGALLSVPILLTITALVDHLGRPNLVGFIFGEPLFSTDVLELGEAD, from the coding sequence ATGAGTCTTCCAACAGATACGCCACACCCGGAACAGACCGGGCCAGATGCCGATCCCGGCAATATGCAGGGCGGATCTTCCGCGCGGCAGACAGGCCGCCCACGCAGGACCATGGGTTTCGCGGCCCAGGAATTGCGGCTGATTTCCGCGCTGGTGGTGCTGCTTTCGATCGGCCTTTTCCTGGCCCTGCCCTTCGTGCTTTCAATCGGGTCGGTGGTCTTCCTGCCGCTGGTCGCGGCCATTGTCCTGACGATCGTGCTTTCGCCCCTGGCGGACCGGCTCGCCATGTTCGGGATACCCAACTATCTGGCTTCCTTCGCAGCCCTGCTGGCCTTTCTCGGTATCCTCGCCCTCGCGCTGACGGCGGTGCTCAGCCCGGCGGTTTCCATGCTCGACGAAGTTCCCGCGATGATCGCCAGGATCGGGGAACATTTCAGCCATTTGCAGGGTAGCCTGGCCTGGCTCACGCGGTTGAACGAACAGATCGCGGGCATTGTCGGAGGCCAGCAAAACGATCAGGTCGTGCTGGCCGGGCCAACCGTGCTGCAACAGCTCGCTCTCGCCACGCCCAGCGTGGTGCTGGAAGTGCTGCTGACCTTCCTGATGGCTTTCTTCATGATCGAAGCGCGGGTGCGGCTGCGCCGCCGCCTGCTGCTGGAACGCCAGCATTTCGGCGCCAGCCTGAAGGCCGCGCGCGTCATGCGCGCCGTGCAGGACCGTGTGGCCGCCTATATCCTGACCGTGGGCCTGATCAATCTGGGCGTCGGCCTGATCGTGGCCTTTGGCGCCTGGGCGCTGGGCCTTGGCGCACCGGTGATGTGGGGCGGGCTGGCGGCGCTGCTCAACTTCCTGCCTTATATCGGCCCGCTGACCATGATCGCCCTGCTGACATTGTTCGGCCTGGGCACGGCGGATTCGCCGGTTGTGGGCCTGATTCCGGCCGCGGCCTATCTGGGCCTGCACACGGTGGAATCCAATTTGGTGACCCCCGCGATCCTGGGCGCGCGTTTTACGATGAACCCGGTGCTGATCCTGCTGGCGCTCAGCTATTTCAGCTGGATCTGGGGCGTTACGGGGGCCCTGCTTTCAGTGCCGATCCTGCTGACCATAACGGCACTGGTCGATCATCTCGGCCGTCCCAACCTGGTGGGCTTCATTTTCGGGGAGCCGCTTTTTTCCACCGACGTGCTGGAACTTGGCGAGGCGGATTGA
- a CDS encoding sensor domain-containing diguanylate cyclase, with translation MNALIRIETGLIRALLLVAAVVCAGWSASASAERWLAQPFCHAVTPIEAGDTPPSAFDCSGKADNYQNASLWLRVTPTPAKKAEGGLTLVVQNTRFDRLMVVFNFSDGTVERHQVASGSFGKHAALGAQIMFNAPEREAQIESVTMRVDRLASIDLLRIRLMSLPESNRQSSALSVIIGAALTLLGIGAVYNLFFAIAARRQFAAWQSAWAACMMLWGAIWSQLILFVLPGMAGAPSAQISTAISCFAVTLATTSAVTSLSSDHVPRLLKGGTLALGGAVGLIGIPLAIMRSGPIMVLADVLALVILADLLAVALCIGWAMRSGSREARNFAGAWSMPMLMLAATFLVDTGQMLWGGGSHLLVLCAAAWQTIWISISASSSYAHLRMERDNARKAEAQAHELARRDPLTGLCNRRGFIETVTGMTQRSAGRRKPVALLLIDLDHFKQVNDRHGHDAGDRVLTCVAEILLTWEGPDCAVARLGGEEFAMLVSGLKGDALINFADHVRTEIAAYEFGPLLDGAKVTASIGVAERPDADFHSLYRLADKALYAAKHNGRDRVESNHVPPENEAQGRFIEELAEGS, from the coding sequence ATGAACGCGTTGATCCGCATAGAAACCGGCTTGATTCGGGCGCTGCTGCTTGTGGCGGCGGTCGTGTGCGCGGGCTGGTCGGCATCTGCCTCGGCAGAACGATGGCTGGCGCAGCCATTCTGCCACGCGGTTACCCCGATCGAGGCCGGTGATACGCCGCCCTCCGCCTTCGATTGTTCAGGAAAAGCGGACAATTACCAGAATGCGAGCCTGTGGCTTCGCGTTACGCCGACACCGGCAAAAAAGGCCGAAGGCGGGCTGACGCTCGTGGTGCAAAATACGCGCTTCGACCGGCTGATGGTCGTCTTCAACTTCTCCGATGGCACGGTGGAACGGCATCAGGTCGCCAGTGGCAGTTTTGGGAAACATGCCGCGCTTGGGGCGCAGATCATGTTCAACGCGCCGGAGCGGGAAGCACAGATTGAATCTGTGACCATGCGGGTAGACCGGCTGGCCAGCATCGACCTGCTGCGAATCCGGCTGATGTCATTGCCGGAAAGCAACCGGCAATCTTCCGCCCTTTCCGTCATCATTGGCGCCGCGCTGACGCTGCTGGGCATTGGCGCGGTTTATAATCTGTTCTTCGCAATAGCAGCGCGGCGGCAATTCGCCGCCTGGCAGAGCGCCTGGGCCGCATGCATGATGCTGTGGGGCGCGATCTGGTCGCAGCTCATCCTGTTTGTCCTGCCGGGCATGGCAGGGGCACCGTCGGCACAGATCAGCACCGCCATTTCCTGCTTCGCGGTTACGCTGGCGACTACCAGCGCTGTTACCTCTCTCTCCTCCGACCATGTTCCGCGCTTGTTGAAGGGTGGCACTCTGGCACTTGGGGGCGCAGTCGGCCTGATCGGCATTCCGCTCGCCATCATGCGCAGCGGCCCGATCATGGTGCTGGCGGATGTGCTGGCGCTGGTGATTCTGGCGGACCTGCTGGCTGTTGCCCTTTGCATCGGCTGGGCAATGCGCAGCGGCAGCCGGGAAGCACGCAATTTCGCCGGTGCGTGGTCCATGCCCATGCTGATGTTGGCGGCCACCTTCCTGGTAGATACCGGGCAGATGCTTTGGGGCGGCGGTTCCCATCTGCTCGTCCTGTGTGCAGCGGCGTGGCAAACGATATGGATCTCCATCAGTGCGTCATCTTCATATGCCCATCTGCGCATGGAGCGGGACAATGCCCGAAAGGCAGAGGCGCAGGCCCACGAACTGGCGCGGCGCGACCCGCTGACCGGCCTTTGCAACCGGCGCGGCTTCATCGAAACCGTTACCGGAATGACCCAGCGCTCGGCGGGCAGGCGCAAGCCCGTGGCGTTGCTGCTGATCGACCTGGATCATTTCAAGCAGGTCAATGACCGGCACGGCCATGATGCGGGGGACCGCGTGCTGACCTGCGTGGCCGAAATCCTCCTGACATGGGAAGGGCCGGATTGCGCCGTCGCGCGGCTTGGCGGCGAGGAATTCGCCATGCTGGTTTCAGGCCTGAAGGGCGATGCGCTGATCAATTTTGCCGATCATGTGCGTACTGAAATCGCCGCCTACGAATTCGGCCCCCTGCTGGATGGCGCGAAGGTTACGGCCAGTATCGGCGTGGCTGAAAGACCGGACGCCGATTTTCACTCTCTCTACCGGTTGGCGGACAAGGCGCTTTACGCAGCCAAGCATAATGGCCGCGATCGCGTGGAATCGAACCATGTTCCGCCCGAGAATGAAGCGCAGGGGCGCTTCATCGAAGAACTCGCCGAGGGGAGCTGA
- a CDS encoding TauD/TfdA dioxygenase family protein: MSYSQFSIDPVTPHMGAEISGLDLGQPLSDEAGEELRRALAEYLVIFFRDQRIGFEAHKDFARLFGDLHVAPATSAWSVPGHPEIARIHADGDSKFVAGEDWHSDMTCDPEPPLGSALHLHVVPPTGGDTAFSNMFAAYDALSDRMKAHLEGLSAVHDAALVFGKIAPAGTQFNKSSHPVIRTHPVSGRKAIFVNRQFTDHIEGIPKDESQALLAYLTAHVQKPEFQCRFRWQPYSMAFWDNRSVQHSAIWDYFPQTRSGYRVQVKGDRPV, from the coding sequence GTGAGTTACAGCCAGTTCAGCATCGATCCCGTCACCCCGCATATGGGGGCGGAGATTTCCGGTCTCGATCTTGGGCAGCCATTGTCAGATGAAGCGGGGGAGGAACTGCGCCGGGCACTGGCTGAATATCTGGTGATCTTCTTCCGCGATCAACGGATTGGTTTCGAAGCGCACAAGGACTTCGCCCGCCTGTTCGGCGATCTGCATGTCGCGCCCGCAACCTCCGCCTGGTCCGTGCCGGGCCACCCGGAAATCGCCCGTATCCACGCCGATGGCGATTCCAAATTCGTGGCGGGGGAGGACTGGCATTCGGACATGACCTGCGATCCGGAACCGCCGCTGGGTTCGGCGCTGCACCTGCATGTCGTCCCGCCCACGGGCGGAGACACGGCCTTTTCCAACATGTTCGCTGCCTATGATGCCCTGTCGGATCGCATGAAGGCCCATCTGGAAGGGCTTTCCGCAGTGCATGATGCGGCGCTGGTCTTCGGCAAGATCGCCCCTGCGGGCACGCAGTTCAACAAATCTTCCCATCCCGTGATCCGCACCCATCCCGTGTCCGGACGCAAGGCGATCTTCGTGAACCGGCAGTTCACCGATCATATCGAAGGCATTCCCAAGGATGAGAGCCAGGCGCTGCTGGCCTATCTGACAGCGCATGTGCAGAAGCCGGAATTTCAGTGCCGGTTCCGCTGGCAGCCATATTCCATGGCCTTCTGGGACAACAGGTCTGTCCAGCATTCGGCTATCTGGGATTATTTCCCCCAGACCCGGTCCGGATATCGCGTACAGGTAAAGGGGGACAGGCCGGTATGA